TGGTATTTTTGTTCGGGTGTTGGTAGAAGTTGATATAGCAGAGGAATTGCATAAAGAAATCTCGGTAAAAAGAGATGGGTTTGCGTTCTGGGTTACACCGTCGTATGAAAAACTTCATGCTTTGTGCAAACATTTGCTTCTCAACAAGACATGAACTAGGATATTGTAAAAAGGAGAATTGGAAACACCTCATTCGTCAACCATGCCGAAATCCAGTCAAACCATAAAAGAAAGTACTACGGTAGCAAAGTGAGTCATTTTCCTCGACAACCAACTAATGGAAACCACGATGATAGCAAATTTGTTATATTGTAATAGTTAGCTAAaccatggatgatgaattacaCATCTGTAGCACTTGTAAGTCATAGCTTAGTAGGCGAGTCGAGCGATAACCATGTGTTGGGACCTATGCTTTGtgcagaacttttttttttttttttgaccttTAATTTTGATAGTTATTATTTTGCATCTTAAGCATAAGTCATAGTTGAATCTAAATCCAACCTCACAATTCGCGTTTTACTCAATTTTGTTCTTGTTACTCTTCTGATCTCTGAATGGAGCACAATAAACAAGTACGTACATGACCACTAAGATCAAAAAACAACAAGGTAAACCTCCATACATTTCATTAGGAACAAGCAGAGAGAGGAAATAATATAATTAACATTTCTGCCTCTTCCTCCAATAAGATTCTCTAATAATCCAAAAATTaatcaccaattttttttttttttttttNNNNNNNNNNNNNNNNNNNNNNNNNNNNNNNNNNNNNNNNNNNNNNNNNNNNNNNNNNNNNNNNNNNNNNNNNNNNNNNNNNNNNNNNNNNNNNNNNNNNNNNNNNNNNNNNNNNNNNNNNNNNNNNNNNNNNNNNTTTTTTTGAGAAGATGGCTTTGATTATCAGCTTCCATCATAACCCGAAAATAGTAATCCAAGTAGTAAATCGAAAATGATATATATCCCCCGCTGCCTTCCCCACCTATGTGTCAAACATCTATCCGTTAAATCCAATAACGATGGAACCCCCTGCTAATCTCAATTCAGGGATCAAGGGTTAAGAACGATGACACCTAATGGGGGAAGGGAATGGGGGAAATGAGTGGGGAAAGTGTAGCACTTTCGGTAATAAATTAAGGTATATGTGATACGAGGATCGATTTGCATAAATCGTCAAGCTCAACCTTTGACGTGGTCAGTTTTTTCCGGATACATTTATAGATGGTGAAATTCAGATACGATATTTCAAAACCAGAGGCAAAATGGTAATTCTATATCTAGGGCTGAAACATCATTCCGAGTCAAGTTGTCTTCAAAgttcaacaaaaataaaattaaagggAATTGAGCGTGAAAAGAGAGCTCTGAAGACAAGTTTGATCCTCATCATCAACAAAAAATCTCAACCCCATTGGTAAAAAACTCAACTCTCGCGGGAGAAGCTAATCCCTAGTTCTCAAGGCACTAATAGCCAAGATTTCTAACATGTATCTcggcgagacactgctggtcacgtaggttctgtagagcgtaaaaagAAAAACGTCCCCAGCGGACTTATAAACCTGAACTACCATGATTTCAGCATGTTTTCGCGACACGTAGATGGTTGTGATGTCGCGATTCCTAGCATACTGCTGGTCAAATAGGATATACAACCCGTCCCTATTTGAGACCAAGGGATGACTCCTAGTATATCATCGTGAGATACAGTGGCCAAGTATACTCTAGGTCCCGCTTCCTGAATAATTCCTAGTACACTGGTTGTTCTGCCTCCGGGTCTTTTCAACAGATTCCTAGTACATCCCCGCGAGGTACACTGATCATGTAGGCCCCACTATACAAATAGAATCGTGATTCACTCATAGCACATCTTTGGAAGATACAATAATCAAGAAcgagtgagccaaagtctcgcagaaACGTCATTAGGCATGCAAGCCTCTCTTTGTCTCAAACATGGCCTAGCTGACTCTGAAGAGACTTAATCTCGTGAGTTAGTAAGCCTCAATGGCCTCATCCTAATCCGAGTTGAACCAACTCGTCTGAAGAGTCTTGTACAAACATAAGACTCAAGGACAAGCCTCACCTCGGTTGCATGCCTCTTTCTCAGCGTCTCATACACATTCACGTATAGTAAATTGAGCCTTAGCTATGCATCCAAAGAACTTGATAAATTCCCTTGAGCTCTTCATACTCAATAAAGGGACCACGGGTAATAATATGGCTTCCATCTGACTTGTGTGACCGGCCATGAAGTGGTGGAGCCCAATATCAACTCCTTTCATGCTCTACAAGTAATCTCTATGGTATTCCTTGCcatttcacgtgactcatcctagtcatgttgcagatcagagaatatctctctatctcggCCAACGttgtctaaagagaatatttctttctctcaacacatcatcacaaagaatGACACAGTCACACACAAATGGGGGATACCAATTAGGATTTTGATTTAGCGGTCTTCGGTACATGTGAGAAATACCCTACCTATTTCTCATCGCTGAAGAGAGTAACTCCAGTGGAATAAAgtgataaactcaacctagtttaggTCCTCTATTTCTCCTAGATAACACACaactttctcataaactctcATAGCAAGTACTTGTTTTTTGATGTCTCTCTTTATCTCTCTTTCCTCTATAAGACCAGTCCTAGTCTATCATGTGACTGAAGCAGTCTTTGAACGACCATTGTAGTTTAGGCAAATAttattcgtgctcaacctcccgtaactcactttaaAAATCCTAAAATCTCACTTTTAGTCTCTTACCGATTTTAGGTAATTACAACTATATATAAGAAATATAGTTTCCACTTTCACGAAACAAAGGATTATATATGGGTTATAATAATTCATATATTTGGCTTAGCTAAATCTCGAAAATTCACCAAGAAGATGAGCACCATGATGCTTGATGTATGTCACcagaatatgtttttttttcttctttttttatcgaTAAAGGTTATAATAATTCATATATTTGGCTTAGCTAAATCTCCGAAATTCACCAAGAAGATGAGCACCATGATGCTTGATTTATGTCACCAGAAAAATTCCCGAGTacgcttttcttttctttttttctttttttttatcaataaagaATTGGTGctagcgagtttcgaactcagaccCTTAGTGTCATCGACGAATGAGTTTACCATTATATTACAGTGACATCACCAAACATGCGATACTTTATGGTCAATTTGTTTTTCCAGAATGACAATTTACATTAAGAACCCGCTTTTGTTGCTAAGCTTAAGACCCAAGATCCTGGGCCTAAGGCAGAATCAGGCCCATACTGAGTAGAGAATCACTTTCGGTTTCTGTAGATAGGAGGCAAAAGATTTGGAAATCAAAACTGCATTGTCTTGGATTTTTCGTAGGTACAACAAATAAGCAGCATATATTGTAGTTGTACTACTCTTTTCTTCATGAATATCGTTGAACTATAATTTTAGGCATACCataatcttccaaggcatactgaatgaagacaaaaaaggttgtgaaatagcaaaatcagataaccccttaacccaaaaaatttttaatggcaaatctgccctttacgtattaatattaataatcttgattagtgattaaatattttgtttagtgattaaaataattttcataattataagagttgtttagatgaaaaatttgaggaaaaaaaaatcaaagttttgttttggtttggttaagaaggagagaaagagaaggagaaagtgagaaaattctaattcttgattcaatggaggatgaggagggtcatcattcatctaaaaaacctaggaaaatacatatcaactacaacaatgatctagaaatggctgatttcttagattatgagaatgattttacacccactcaaactcaagctcaaactcaaacacaaactcaagatgatgatttttatgagccaaatcctgatgatgaagacattgatgaggaacccaatgcttctaatacacaggtacacttatatcctatacttaatctcacttctatagatctcaattatcaaaagttaggttttttgaatcatggttcggcgaaacaggttgaggttcggctcacatctatgagtcgaatctaccaattgatgaacggttcggcttactgaatctgtttactgcatgtgccgaactgtttgctagacactagttcggcttatatgaaagtttcatagtaagccgaacaacatcctgaatagctcggaaaaaaaataattaccggttcggcttatatttcgaaaatcgtatgagccgaacatcaatttgttattttttgggttaaaatattgttattggttcggcacatattgagaatatcgtaatagccgaacctcgttaatgtgctaggttcggcacatattatgattatcgaatacgccgaacgcctatgcatctctatctgtgactaggttcggcttgaaatttcatgaaatttcatgtcgaactgttcatatacacttacaggaagcttttgtgaagaacagttcggctaaaaacgcaactcaattttgagccgaacccaacactgtaaccgtcatttaatcgataaaaatcagcaaataggagattgggtttgtaaaacttgctttcttatcctcatttccggagttggagatgcagttggttcaatttctggttcaattggtggttgattttcagtttctacaccttcatcttcaattggttcttcttcttcaattgatggattagaagacgatttggtttgcctagtccctgcttttctttgtacgagtcattatgtggttgagtttaatcgacgatcaaatttttacgaatcgacaattaatcacgatgatgaatttttttttcgcaggagggggaagagttcggctagaggaggaggaggaagaagagatggtaagggaaactgattttgattttttagaaaactgattttagatttttgtattaagggtatataggtaattgaactacccatagggtatcccttataagatcacccaaaataggactattgttttgtatgcctagaaagattttggtatgtccaaaatcagggttcatatCATTTGCTGCTGCCTCTTAGTGTATTAAATAACCAACAACCGGTGCACCTATTCCTGGCAGCCAAAAGACGAGTCTCGTTGGGGCGGTGCCCAAAAGGACCCCTACTAGTCACCGACATGGACGCATCGTATATGGTACTTTATGCGAAACACTGTTTGGCATTCATTAGTAGGGGCCCTGTCTGATCTGAAATCTTATAACTAATCCAAGAAAAACAACTTCTGGAGACCGGTATGATAACAGTAACTCTCAAGTGTTAACTGAATTATCCATTAAATTGATGGCATTGTGGACACATTTAATTAAAATAGGCTATAGTGGTCACTCTATTTGTTCGAATAAGATGCTCAGATATGCGCCTCGTCAATCCAAGATGTTTTTCTTTTGGGACCATTTCCATGCCAAGTttttttgaatgattttttagggaccatggtttttttgagggatcatggttttattaggccacctttcctatagtgataaggggtgttctaaaacgttgaaatgactaacctattcttaacctaatttaatttaaaaccaacctaataaccacctatatataaccaccacctcctcccaccaccaccgccgattaccaccaccaccaccttcgattatcaccaccaccaaccaccgattaccaccaccaccaccgtcgcccaccaccgccgattaccaccaccaccacctccgattatcaccaccaccaaccaccaattaccaccaccaccgccaccgcctatttaagaaatataacaacatcaatacaatcacaattaagttcgcttacataataattttatcgagtataaaagacgtcagccgcaacctgattctgccacgggaccactccggaggtattttccaacaaacccttcactttaatttgattttgattgcttcaatcgaatagaaatcatcaaaatagggttttaataggagttacagagccatgttcgggtaggctgattttccaaaaaaccctagtttattaaccgaacttcttgaaaatgaagaacacgaagaacagtttggttctattggatttaaaactaagtcaccgaactctctgttcggttgtttcgcaaaaaattttaaaactacaaagtaaccgaactccacccttataaccgaaaaaaaaaacaaatccagtctaaccgaactgtgttgttgtgaccactatgttgagttccaaaataaccgaacttagccaatagagttcggtttgttcgcaaaaacttttaaaactacaaagtaaccgaacttagccaatagacgctggaacttcacatttttgtttgtttgttaagttcggtaacttcacaattttatcgcagaaaccgaactcagaatTCGgatggttagctgttaggttcaagtttgcgaaagaaccgaactttgtacaccaaagttcggttagttgagaaccaactaacgttgtaactcctagaaattctattatttgagagttcggtaacctgcgtgtttggaacaagtaaccgaactacagcttcagatgagttcggttacttgttcttcatataaagtaaccgaactgttcaaaatccagttcaaatccggatcattttgaagattaacaaatattctaggagaggatggagatgaagaatcagatgagttttcatcatttgaatactcaaacttagtgaattggaaaaaaaaattattttccatgtttttctccttcatcttctctaactctactctctcaataattctactcaactaataataaacccattttttagtttaatctcactaattgtttttaactaaatcattcactaatcataacctaaaattaattaagaggacagattaggtattaaataaataactagatatggggtgacctaaaattacttataatgtctttacccaaaataaaatcatgatccaaaaaaaaaccctaaaaaatcgttcttttttttattttgttttcgggACCAGTTCGAATTCAATATGGGTACCGTTTAGTTGATTTGCAATCCATCATTGTGCTGCAAATCCACGAGCCCAAGCATTCACAAAACTACAAAGGCGAAAAGATGGATACAAACATAAACAGGGACACCCCCCATCCATCAATCCATCCGAATAGTCGTTAAACTTTTTGTTAATCCCCATTTCCTCCCTGCTCCCGTCATTCTGTCACAACTCACAAGTCACAGTAACAACATACCCCTATTCCTTTGTTTTCTATTGGATGTTAAGCTAAAGCATTGACGTGACGCGATATTATCAGCTACGGCAGGCAGAAGCTACAAATAGGATGCCCATGGCCCCAACCAACCGCAAGTCCCATCAAATTCAAAATGTGAAACTGGCCAAGACCCTCTAGATCCACAAGGATATTTTagggaagaagaataaaaattgtagctttgtTATTGGATGTGCGGTTATGTGTTGAGGTGACATTGACAAGTGACAAGACCCCTCTATAGAAGATGTGTCCTCTCCCTGCCTGCCTGCCGTTGATGATAAGAGACTGTTGCTCAGCTCAGCTCAGCTCAGCTCAATGAAACCCCCACATTTTTGTTGCATCAACCAACCCCACCACCACTTTACTCGTATGATACGATCTCATCCAACCACACCCCGTGACTCTTCATCTCCAACAACTCTCTCCTTCTCTTTGATTTATTAAGCTTCATCAAGACAAGAAACCAAGTACCAGCAGCAACCTAGTCCTCCTCCATTAAAGAACTCTAATCTCTTTTCTTAACTCAACTCTACTTCTACATTAAACAAACATCTGAGTGAtcttcttcccaaaacttaaaAGCTAAACACTAGTTCTACACgtgttttgatcaataacatgcAGAGAGTGCACGTGAGTAACCAGTAGTCAAAGTAAAACCCACAAGACAACAATCATAACACTGTTTAACATCATAAAAAAAACATCAATAATCAAGTCAATTAGTCAAAGTCTCAAGTAAAATCGACATCATTACTTGTACTTTATAATTATATAATCATCACTAAACTTTGATTATCATGAAGAAGAACAGTAGAACACCATCACCACCCAAAAATGGTACAAAAACCATGCCCATCCATCCACTAAAACTCTAGCTAAGTTTTAGAGATTGAGAATTTGAAgatcattacaaaaaaaaaagagagagaaaatttaaAGAATGTTCACttcataataataagaagaagtatTAATCTATGATGATCAACATAATATAATATATATCCACAGATTTGATCAACAAATGTTGGGTAGagcttttaatttaattttccatccatccatccatcatcCTATTAAGGGTTGAAGATGACATCTCCACATTTGCATTTCCAACTCATGGGTTTGTAATTAGTATTATCATCACCTCTCATTGCAGTTGATATCTTACTGTTGATACTAGTTGTTGTAGCAGTACTAATTTTCTTCTTCTGATTGCTGCTGCTCTGAGGAACTGCTGGGACTTGAACTGCTTCACAATGTCTGCATGTGTTACATTTCATTTGACATCTTGGTGGATGTGATCCAATCATGACTCTCTCATTTATCATaatcttcttctcttcaattccttTCATTACCTGTAAgaacatcatcatcaccacccaAAATTAGTTAAATTTGTACAGAATTGATAACAGATGGATAAATGAGATTGAGAGCTAACATCAGAAATTGAAGAGAGAAAAGAACTTACTTGGGGTTGAGGACTAATAGCTAAAGGTTCTTCCAAAAGTTTGAACAAAGTTCTTGAtcctgtaacaattacaacagacagaagttaaaaaaaaaaaaagttagcttTTTCATCAAAATTGAAAAACCCATGAAAGAAAATTCTGATTCTAGAGGTTACCTTCAGCCATGAATCTAACTTGGGTTGAGCTTAAAATCAAGAAACAACTCAGAGAAATCAAAAGAAGATGTTGTCTACAGCAATAACCCATTTCTCTCTTTGTTCTGCTGCTGAGTCTTTGTTGATTGTTAGAAGAATTGGGCTAGCTAGACTTGTTGGTGTTCTGTGATGAGTACTGAGATAACAGAGGAGAAGATGAAGGAGGAGGGGAGAaaatgttgaagaagaagtgATATTGGAATGGAGTGGAGGATTAAATAGAGGGTAGTTGTTGGAAGTCCTGAAAAGCTGTCCTGGGAGAAGTCAGTAATTGAATGCTTTTAACAAACAACACCGGATACGATCTCTCTTCTCACCTCTCTCTTTTAAGTGATGGGAACATCAATCAAAGGACAATGAGAATTGCAGAAAAAGAAGGCTTAAATATAACAGAAATAACCAAAGTTTTTTATCCAAGAAAACGGAAGCTGTAGCTAACATCAAACCTCGATTCATGGGCTATAATGcatttttcaaattaaaaaaaaaataaaagaaattaaaTTTTTGCCTGAGCAAGTGAGCCGTATAGTAGTATTctgaaatttattcagaatggtggcAACAAACGATAAGAACAATATGGGAATTGAACAAGCAAGAGAGTAAaaaacaaagaactaaaacagcaAAATCACAAAAACCCAGATGAGATTGTGATTCACACAGCTGTAGCTTCTTTGGGATTTCGCTTTCTTTGTTTCCTTGTGGTGGTTGGTTTTCCTATCTGAACATTTCTACCTCAACACGCCAGTTTCTGTTTATATCACAGGAggataaagataaaagataaagaaTGTATAAGCAGCAGTGAGAGTGAACAGTGAAAAAATCAGTACAAGATATCTGTAATCAAATTTAAAACAAGAACCCACTTAAACTACCTAAACATGTACCCTCCCAAGGGattataaaatgaaaaaaagaactgTTGATTTCCCAAGGTGAAGATAGATGGACAGATGGTAGAAAACTCATCGAAGTTTAGTAAGATGCAAAAGGTTTTTATGTCAGAGCCTCCCAGGAGTACCACCCCCAGGTGGTGGTGACCCATTTCTCCATCCATCATGCATTGGAAGCTGGTTTTTTTGCTTCATTATTCACGCAAAGTCTTGCAGTACAAATAAAAAGATTGCActctttttttggttttgattgtttGTTAACTCACACCCATAATTAACCATGCTTTAATCTTACCTATTGAGTGAACTAGGACCCGGCCTGGCCTGGCCTGGAGTCCCTGACTGACCGACTGACCGACCCTGGTAAGTGTTAAAAATTAGTTAACCATGATTGTTGCACTTTGCAGAAAGAAGATGTAATATTCCAAACTTTTGTTGCTTGGCAAACAAGAATTGAATAGAAAAGATATGAAAATTTGGAAGTATAGGAGGAAGGAGGGTATAAATATAATGCATTTATTGTTTTCTGTTTATGGAATCAGAGGTTTGGTTTAAGGAGAAAGTCTGAAAGAGTATGGGttgtaaatattattttttttcaaattttgaaaataaataaatgagtTTACCTAGTTTGTATATGAATGACACTGCTGTAAAAATCTACTCCAGAAAAAGATGAATTAGTAGTTACTAAGTTTATCTGTcaggattcttcttcttcttccttcctttcATACACACTTACAcaggttgttgttgtttttgttctctGTAAGGATTTTACTAACAAAAAAGAGAATCagagaaaatatcattttttttactGACTTTATCACTTTATTAAAAGCTCAGCTCAGCAGCTCCTCTCATTCAATGAGGGTTTCAGAGATTTCTATTTTCGATAACATTTCACTTTTCTCACATACACCACATGAAACTTGCACAAGAAATCATCTCTTTGttctatttttaattttatgCTCTCATTTTCAAGATTCTGAAAATGGATGATAGAGTAGAGAAAGGAGAAATTACTTGTCACACACTTTCACCCTTTCTTGGGGTTTTTGAAAGGTCTCTCAAAATCCCAGGTAGAGTGAGTGAATGGCATCTCCTCACCTGTGAAGAGTCTTTTTTACTACTCTTTATTACTGAATTACTCATGTATGAATGATGCAAATTGCTACAAAAAGATATAAAGGAAAAAGATTAGAAAGATCATAGAAAGCCACCAGACTGACAAATCTGATTCTATAACACATTTCATTTAATGCTGCCTTCTCTCAATTATTCATAACAAAAGCATCACTTTCAGAGATAGGACccatggaaaaaaaatatatggCTAACTCATACAAATAATATCAGTGATCATCAACAAAGACCAGGCATTACATGTTCAATGTTATCAGATTGAAGCCTAAaatatagaaaagaaaaaagaagtagTCACATAAAATTTAATGCTTTCATCTGCCATGGGTACATTGTTTGTTGGAGATATAATTTTTGTAAGTACAAACAATATAACATGAAAATCAAAAGTGGATACATTTTGTTTCCCCTGCAAAGGTAAGGGTGGTGAAAAGTGGATATTGCAAATACAACAAGAAGTATACAGTGGTAAAATTTTGAAATTCGTTGTTGAATGCATACTTGGGAGGTAAACTGAGATAATTTTCTCTCATATCATTGAAGATAAGGTCAGTAAGACTAACCTCTAGATCCATTTACACACTTTACAGGAGAGT
This is a stretch of genomic DNA from Papaver somniferum cultivar HN1 chromosome 1, ASM357369v1, whole genome shotgun sequence. It encodes these proteins:
- the LOC113328714 gene encoding EPIDERMAL PATTERNING FACTOR-like protein 2, encoding MGYCCRQHLLLISLSCFLILSSTQVRFMAEGSRTLFKLLEEPLAISPQPQVMKGIEEKKIMINERVMIGSHPPRCQMKCNTCRHCEAVQVPAVPQSSSNQKKKISTATTTSINSKISTAMRGDDNTNYKPMSWKCKCGDVIFNP